The Cervus elaphus chromosome 21, mCerEla1.1, whole genome shotgun sequence genome window below encodes:
- the PSCA gene encoding prostate stem cell antigen isoform X2 has translation MAPCPRQALPSGNREKAREGAAQRVLRICPALGPGPPVVTVASCHHHHHAPPPPPAEPLKPPRLCSPTPTIMKAVLLPLLTANWALQPGTALQCYSCEDQGNNKGCQCVQNCRTIAGPSASKPSAS, from the exons ATGGCCCCCTGTCCCCGGCAGGCTCTGCCTTCTGGAAACAGAGAGAAGGCCAGGGAGGGTGCAGCTCAGCGGGTGCTGCGGATCTGCCCTGCCCTGGGGCCTGGACCACCAGTGGTGACCGTGGCCagctgccaccaccaccaccacgccccgcccccaccgccaGCAGAGCCCTTAAAGCCGCCCAGGCTCTGCTCGCCCACGCCCACCATCATGAAGGctgtcctcctccccctgctcactGCTAACTGGGCTTTACAGCCGG GCACCGCCCTCCAGTGTTACTCCTGCGAGGACCAGGGCAACAACAAGGGCTGCCAGTGCGTGCAGAACTGCAGAACCATTGCTGGACCGAGCGCGTCG aaGCCATCGGCCTCCTGA
- the PSCA gene encoding prostate stem cell antigen isoform X3, whose protein sequence is MRNRSFGTSSCPLRPSASLRSADEFGHRPPVLLLRGPGQQQGLPVRAELQNHCWTERVEAIGLLTVTSKGCSSHCVEDARNSFGSKKNACAAPT, encoded by the exons ATGAGGAACCGGAGCTTTGGTACCAGCAGCTGCCCCCTGCGCCCGTCCGCCTCCTTGAGGAGTGCAGATGAATTTGG GCACCGCCCTCCAGTGTTACTCCTGCGAGGACCAGGGCAACAACAAGGGCTGCCAGTGCGTGCAGAACTGCAGAACCATTGCTGGACCGAGCGCGTCG aaGCCATCGGCCTCCTGACCGTCACCAGCAAAGGCTGCAGCTCGCACTGTGTGGAGGACGCGAGGAATTCCTTCGGGAGCAAGAAAAACGCGTGTGCTGCACCAACCTGA
- the PSCA gene encoding prostate stem cell antigen isoform X1, whose product MAPCPRQALPSGNREKAREGAAQRVLRICPALGPGPPVVTVASCHHHHHAPPPPPAEPLKPPRLCSPTPTIMKAVLLPLLTANWALQPGTALQCYSCEDQGNNKGCQCVQNCRTIAGPSASHLQCRQRVWMPEHVDMDETRPPASQGSSSWGRPKLTLEFQSESGHEAGRGSWARAGG is encoded by the exons ATGGCCCCCTGTCCCCGGCAGGCTCTGCCTTCTGGAAACAGAGAGAAGGCCAGGGAGGGTGCAGCTCAGCGGGTGCTGCGGATCTGCCCTGCCCTGGGGCCTGGACCACCAGTGGTGACCGTGGCCagctgccaccaccaccaccacgccccgcccccaccgccaGCAGAGCCCTTAAAGCCGCCCAGGCTCTGCTCGCCCACGCCCACCATCATGAAGGctgtcctcctccccctgctcactGCTAACTGGGCTTTACAGCCGG GCACCGCCCTCCAGTGTTACTCCTGCGAGGACCAGGGCAACAACAAGGGCTGCCAGTGCGTGCAGAACTGCAGAACCATTGCTGGACCGAGCGCGTCG CATCTCCAGTGCCGGCAGAGGGTCTGGATGCCCGAGCATGTGGACATGGATGAGACCAGGCCCCCAGCCTCACAGGGCTCATCGTCTTGGGGTCGACCCAAGCTGACTCTGGAGTTTCAGTCGGAGTCAGGACACGAGGCAGGCCGCGGGAGCTGGGCCAGGGCAGGTGGGTGA
- the JRK gene encoding jerky protein homolog, translating to MASKPVAGRGPGEKRKRVVLTLKEKMDICRRLEKGESRRALMQEYNVGMSTLYDIRAHKAQLLRFFASSDSDKALAQRRTLHTPKLEHLDRVLYEWFLVKRSEGVPVSGPMLIEKAKDFYEQMQLTEPCVFSGGWLWRFKARHGIKKLDASSEKQAADQQAAEQFCGFFRSLTAEHGLSPEQVYNADETGLFWRCSHSPNPEGGPAPGPTQSKDRLTVLMCANATGSHRIKPLVVGKWGGPKAVQGLQHLPVAYKAQGSAWVDKEIFSDWFHHIFVPAVKEHFRAVALPEGSKAILLLDGSRAHPHEAELASENVFTIFLPASVTALLQPMDQGIRRDFMRNFVTPRGRLQALAPRCSVHDAVLDVACAWDAVPGAVLSRAWRKLWPEAALVEGSSSEEEPERLRTKPPDQAFAHTPGLAAGAPAHLGSAASGSPELAEAGGADRAAWEQAAVSFDAVVRFAEAQPCFSAQELGQLRSLRSVFSRRWQAQRCGAPAAAVKLEAPWERPGPRGTQPRSPLPSSSTAGEA from the coding sequence ATGGCCTCCAAGCCGGTTGCCGGGCGGGGCCCTGGGGAGAAGCGCAAGAGGGTGGTGCTGACCCTGAAGGAGAAGATGGACATCTGCCGGCGCCTGGAGAAGGGCGAGAGCAGGCGGGCACTGATGCAGGAGTACAACGTGGGCATGTCCACCCTGTACGACATCAGGGCCCACAAAGCCCAGCTGCTCCGCTTCTTCGCCAGCTCCGACTCGGACAAGGCGCTGGCGCAGCGCCGCACCCTGCACACGCCCAAGCTTGAGCACCTGGACCGCGTGCTCTACGAGTGGTTCCTGGTGAAGCGGTCCGAGGGCGTGCCTGTCTCCGGCCCCATGCTCATCGAAAAGGCCAAGGACTTCTATGAGCAGATGCAGCTGACCGAGCCCTGCGTGTTTTCTGGCGGCTGGCTCTGGCGCTTTAAGGCCAGACATGGCATCAAGAAGCTGGATGCATCCAGCGAGAAGCAGGCGGCCGACCAGCAGGCGGCCGAGCAGTTCTGCGGGTTCTTCCGGAGCTTAACCGCGGAGCATGGCCTGTCCCCCGAGCAGGTCTACAACGCTGATGAGACTGGTCTCTTCTGGCGCTGCTCCCACAGCCCTAACCCTGAGGGCGGGCCGGCGCCCGGCCCCACGCAGAGCAAGGACCGGCTGACTGTCCTCATGTGCGCCAACGCCACAGGCTCCCACAGGATCAAGCCCTTGGTGGTTGGGAAATGGGGTGGCCCCAAGGCGGTGCAGGGCCTCCAGCACCTGCCTGTCGCGTACAAGGCCCAAGGCAGCGCCTGGGTGGACAAGGAGATTTTTTCTGACTGGTTCCATCACATCTTCGTGCCCGCAGTGAAGGAGCACTTCCGAGCCGTGGCCCTGCCAGAGGGCAGCAAGGCCATCCTCCTCCTGGATGGCTCCCGGGCGCACCCGCACGAGGCTGAGCTAGCCTCGGAGAATGTCTTCACCATCTTCCTGCCTGCCAGTGTCACTGCCCTGCTCCAGCCCATGGACCAGGGCATTCGGAGGGACTTCATGAGGAACTTCGTCACGCCCCGCGGCAGGCTGCAGGCCTTGGCTCCCCGCTGCAGCGTGCACGATGCCGTGCTTGATGTGGCCTGTGCCTGGGATGCGGTGCCGGGCGCCGTCCTCAGCCGGGCCTGGAGGAAGCTGTGGCCTGAGGCTGCACTCGTGGAGGGCTCATCCTCCGAGGAGGAGCCGGAGCGGCTCAGGACTAAGCCCCCCGACCAGGCCTTTGCGCACACCCCCGGGCTCGCAGCAGGTGCCCCAGCCCACCTCGGGAGCGCGGCCTCAGGGAGCCCGGAGCTGGCGGAGGCTGGAGGGGCAGACAGGGCGGCCTGGGAGCAGGCGGCGGTGTCCTTCGATGCCGTGGTGCGCTTCGCGGAGGCACAGCCCTGCTTCTCGGCGCAGGAGCTGGGCCAGCTGCGCTCGCTGCGCTCTGTGTTCAGCAGGCGGTGGCAGGCGCAGCGATGTGGGGCCCCCGCAGCCGCGGTCAAGCTTGAGGCACCCTGGGAACGGCCTGGGCCTCGCGGCACCCAGCCTCGCTCCCCGCTGCCCAGCTCGTCCACGGCCGGCGAGGCCTGA